In Hemitrygon akajei chromosome 17, sHemAka1.3, whole genome shotgun sequence, one DNA window encodes the following:
- the chst6 gene encoding carbohydrate sulfotransferase 6: MRLTCFSTSIIALMAIQVLALFFLYSKQSVTVYPSSEQKNKVHILILSSWRSGSSFVGQVFSQHPDVFYLMEPAWHVWVQMNHNSAKVLKMAVRDLIRSVFLCDMSAFDSYMSEDRLVSHLFQWEVSRALCSPPMCNRYARTDLSNDLICKKHCNRTNFFKMEDACKTYSHVVIKEVRFFELKSLFPLFTDPQLNLKIIHLVRDPRAVLKSREKSLYALVRDNGIILDTAGKQLAKEKAEASNYDVMKEICKSHILIHELANENTPEFLKQRYMMVRYEDVVRDPLKEISAMYKFTGLNLTPKLESWVYNITHGEGTGAAFKITSRNARSISEAWRTAMPYEKVSKVQKICGRAMDMLGYVQVHSEYEQKLLSRDLLLPQRKYQFTWLNSDEDAR; encoded by the coding sequence ATGAGGTTGACTTGCTTTTCTACCAGCATTATCGCACTTATGGCAATTCAGGTTCTGGCTCTTTTCTTCTTGTATTCCAAACAAAGCGTGACTGTATATCCATCGAGTGAACAGAAAAACAAAGTTCACATCCTCATTCTTTCTTCCTGGAGATCAGGCTCCTCCTTTGTAGGACAAGTGTTTAGTCAACATCCTGATGTCTTTTATTTAATGGAGCCTGCCTGGCATGTGTGGGTACAAATGAATCACAACAGTGCAAAGGTCTTGAAAATGGCTGTTAGGGATCTCATACGATCCGTATTTTTGTGTGACATGTCAGCATTTGATTCATACATGTCTGAAGACAGACTTGTATCTCACTTATTCCAGTGGGAAGTCAGCCGAGCCCTCTGCTCACCACCGATGTGTAACCGCTATGCAAGAACTGACCTCAGCAATGATTTAATCTGTAAGAAACACTGCAACAGGACCAATTTTTTCAAAATGGAAGATGCCTGTAAAACCTACAGTCATGTTGTCATCAAAGAAGTGAGATTCTTTGAATTAAAGTCACTCTTCCCTCTCTTCACAGACCCCCAGCTGAACCTCAAAATCATCCATCTTGTTAGAGACCCAAGAGCTGTCCTTAAATCTCGTGAAAAGTCACTTTATGCTCTGGTACGAGACAATGGTATTATTCTAGACACTGCCGGTAAACAGTTAGCAAAGGAAAAAGCAGAGGCTTCAAACTATGATGTCATGAAAGAGATTTGTAAAAGTCACATACTGATTCATGAGCTTGCAAATGAAAATACTCCTGAATTCCTAAAACAACGCTATATGATGGTACGGTATGAAGACGTAGTAAGAGATCCACTTAAGGAGATATCAGCAATGTATAAATTCACTGGTTTAAATCTGACTCCAAAACTTGAGTCTTGGGTATATAATATCACACATGgggaaggaactggagctgcttTCAAAATAACATCTAGAAATGCCAGAAGCATATCAGAGGCATGGAGGACTGCAATGCCATATGAAAAAGTTTCAAAAGTACAGAAAATCTGTGGGAGAGCTATGGACATGCTTGGATATGTACAGGTTCATTCAGAGTATGAACAGAAACTCTTATCCCGGGACCTTCTGCTTCCACAGAGAAAATATCAGTTCACCTGGTTGAATTCTGATGAGGATGCCAGGTAG